TTGCGCACCTGCGCCGGAGTGAAGAATTTGTCATCTTCACCTGCATAAAGTTTGATCGGTTTACGATCCACCTCATTAAGCGCGTAAGCACCACTCTGAAGATCAATGTGGTAGTAGCTGCGTATAACTGTTGCAGGAATATCATAGGCGTTTAGCTGATTAGCTAAACCTACACGCCAAAGCTCACCACGTCCGTCATAGATATCAGTCGCGGTAATATTCCAGGTATCTTCGTCGAGATAAAAAGTACGTTTACCGTAGACATGACGCTGACCTTCCTTGACCGTAGCTTCAACCTCCCAAACTCGGTGTAATTCCCAGCGGGTAAACGCCGGATTTAGGTGGTTAGGCGTTTCAATCTCTTCTGTTTTACCATTCTCAAACGCAACCAATAAACCGTTGTTGTTATAAGCAACATACAGTTCCTTCTTACCCACAAGTTTCCAGTCGAACCGTTCCGGTGAGCCATTAAACATGAACGCATCATCGTAGGTCGTCAGCCCAGAAAACTCTGTGTTAGGTGTATCAAAACCGATAGTAGGTGCTCTGCGGACCCTCCGCTGTCCAGGAATATACTGCCAGGCCTGACGACCTGCCTCAGCATTCACCGGGTCACGTAGCAAAATCACTTCCCCTTTACGACGTACAGGCTCTTCATATTGAACTAGAAGTTGCAACATATTCCCATTGTAGGATGATGCATCTTTGCTCGTATCGTAGAAAGGAAATGCTTCTCGTGCGGTACTACCACCAATAGTCTTATCACCATTGGGATACACTGAAATATGCCGAAGCGTCTTATGATTCCCCGGTGCATTCCAACGAAGAAGATGGTTCCAAATTACCTCATGACCGGTTGCAGGAATCGGAAATGGGTAACCACCATATGCTTGTTCAACACTATTACCCTCATCAGACAGCTGACCTGTCAGCGCATTCTGTTTTGTATTGTCGTAGACCCATTGAGGCGCTGCTGCAGTTCGATGGGTAGGATAGATCGGCATCTGAAAGGTCTCAGGATACTTCTCAAAGAGTGCTTTCTGGCCTGCTGACAATTTTTCGGCGTACTGCTGATAATTACTAGCATTAATAGTAAATAACGGTTTTTCATCG
The genomic region above belongs to Amphritea japonica ATCC BAA-1530 and contains:
- a CDS encoding DUF1329 domain-containing protein; this encodes MKKTILTLFISCLALNSGGTLAAVSEQKAAQLANELTPVGAERSGNMDGSIPEWTGGMSTPPAGYKPGGTRVDPFADEKPLFTINASNYQQYAEKLSAGQKALFEKYPETFQMPIYPTHRTAAAPQWVYDNTKQNALTGQLSDEGNSVEQAYGGYPFPIPATGHEVIWNHLLRWNAPGNHKTLRHISVYPNGDKTIGGSTAREAFPFYDTSKDASSYNGNMLQLLVQYEEPVRRKGEVILLRDPVNAEAGRQAWQYIPGQRRVRRAPTIGFDTPNTEFSGLTTYDDAFMFNGSPERFDWKLVGKKELYVAYNNNGLLVAFENGKTEEIETPNHLNPAFTRWELHRVWEVEATVKEGQRHVYGKRTFYLDEDTWNITATDIYDGRGELWRVGLANQLNAYDIPATVIRSYYHIDLQSGAYALNEVDRKPIKLYAGEDDKFFTPAQVRKMSRR